One Brachionichthys hirsutus isolate HB-005 unplaced genomic scaffold, CSIRO-AGI_Bhir_v1 contig_1397, whole genome shotgun sequence genomic window, TGCTGAGAACTTCACAGGTGGAGCTATAAATATGTTTAGATTTAATGTCAACCTTATTTCAGCCCACACATCCATCATTCGTCCTATTCTAAAGACAGCTAAATTGATATGCATGCTTGTAGTGCAGGCAAATAAAAAAGATGCCAGCTTTGCTGTCCATTTGGTGAGAACAGACGAGACAGAAAAGTTTCATCAGAGTTAGTTGCTTTGCTGCTGAAGAGCTTGTTAATAAGTCACATTGCTGAAGGTAAAACAAATCACCTTTGACGTCCACACTGAACGTGGTGGCATCCCCCTTCGTCTTGCAGCAGTAAATCCCAGAGTGGAGCAATTCTGCTGAATGGACAGTCAGTTGCCTTGCCAAGCCATCGGTGAGAGTATCTACTCCAGTCTGAGGAAGGAGCTTTAACCCGTCTTTGTACCAGTGCACCTGGGCAGAAGGGTCTGAGAGCTCGCATCGTAGAACAATGGGATAGCCTGCTTGGATGGTTTTGTTCCTCTCTGCATCTGGAATTGCTGAAAACCTCACGGGCGGTGCTACGGATATTACATAAATGTAGGTTTGGATAAGACAGACGTGTGGAGAGATCTATGCATTTGTAAATAGAGCACCGataaccaaaaagaaaaaaaaactaacctTCTACTTCCACATTGAatctgatgacgtcatcaatgGCGTCGCAGCAATATACTCCTGAGTGTGAGAACTCTGCTGATTGGATGACAATTCTTCTCATGGTACCCTCTGATTGGATATGAAGACCATCCATTGATTGTAATTCTACCCCATTCTTGTACCAGTGCACCGGTGCTGCTGGATCCGACAGCTCACAGTAGAGCACGATGGGGTTCCCAATTTCTATAAATTTATTGCGGTCCATTTCCGACATTGGTGAAAACTTGACAAGAGGAGCTGCAAATTACAGAAGGCAACAATGATAACTTTGAGTAAGTAcagacagcaacaacaaaaaactaaagaCAGACTAGGTTGTACTCTCAAATCGTGTCCCATCATACATACCTTGGATGTACAATGCTGCAGAATCCCGGATGCCGTAGGCAATAAAAGTAATCTCAGCTCCATTGTCTCTGTCTCGTACTCCCCGTATACGAAGAGACTGGTGTGCTCGTGTCCGACGAATGGAATAGCGCTCGTCCTCCTGAAGCTGAGTACCATTTAAGAACCATGTGCCGATAACTGAAGCCGAGAGCTCAATGGTAAAGAGGGCATCTTGCCCCTTTGGCACCAAGGCATCCTGTAAGGGAGCCTGTATTCTGGCAACCGgaactggaaaagaaaaggagttCTCACCGGGTGTACAAAAACAATATCCTCAAGCATGTTGTGATTCCGTTAATCAAGAGACGTAATCGATCCTACACAGTTGTTGAACCTACCCAAGTGAACAGCCCTAGGGAACTCAACATTGCTACTCTTTCCATATTTATTTACGCTGCAAATGCGGAATCGATAATCGGCTTCGCACGGTACGCTGTCGCCGAGGATTTCCACGGAGGTCGCAGAGTCTGTGGTTAGGCACTGCAGCCACTCCTGTGAGCCAGTGCCCACTTCCTGTCGCTCAAGGACGTAGCTGGATGGAGTATTCTTTCTCGAGTCCAGAGCAGGAACCCACGAAAGAAGAGCAGCATTAGCTCGCTCGGTGTTGATCTGCACACCCACAGGGCAACTAGGAGGGCAATGCCTGGCCGCTGAAACATGAGAAACCCATCACGCATTGGACGAGCAGAGAGATCAAGATTAATTATGTCAAAAGGTTTTCTGGtctcaataaaataaaggtggatttattttacattggtatcattttaaatgagtgaCCCCACCTTTCACTCTCAGCTGAGAGGAAGTCCTGGATCTGCATACAAGGAAAGTCACAAGGCCAGAGTCTTCAGGCATTATATTGACGAAAACCAGGATGTGAGTACGACCGAACGACTTGATGATGGTCTGATGCGTTTCACGCAACTCTACTCCATCTTTGTACCAATGTATGTCCATTTCTTCTTTATCCACTTCGACACAAAAGGCAGCATTTTCGCCTTCCAATACATCCACTTTCCTTGGTAGCTTCCGCAAAATTGTCCCTGCAAGAAAACACACCTTTTGACCTTAAATCGATTTCTTAGAATGTAAGACCCACATTTATATCAATGTCTCCATGCACAAAATTTAATTAAAGGTACCACATAGCTTGTATAGATTGCCATGACATTGCTCAGTAATATGTATCACATGGATTTTTGCATTGGGGCCTTCTTTTCCAAACAAGACCTTGTTTCAGGTCGTCATGTTTTACCTTTCACTGCTACCTCTGCGATGCTTCTCCCCCCATCAGGCAACTCACAGAGGTAAATCCCATCATCGTCAACTCCGATGTCACGGATAGTCAGCCGCCGTTTTGTTCCCCACTCCTCCATTCCATACTTGGCCCCAGGCTGCAGTCGTCTATCCTCCAGATACCACGTGATGGGAACGGAGTCCTCGGGAACCTCACACTCCAGAACCGCCAAATCTCTTTCCCATACCTCTAGATCAATAAGAGGCTGCTTGAATCGCACAGGCGGCTCTGGAACAAAGAACATGATGTCTCCCAAGTTCTACTTCAAACcgttcatttgtttttgcttcactCCACCCACAGAAATATTTCATGCAAGCTAACCTTGTGAAAACTAACATGGCACATTGTCTATGtacttaaattaaatatatttaacagTAAATCCAATGAAACAAACATCATGAGACAAGCGGCTCATTTAGTTTAGGAATGGAAAGGTCATAGATAGGAAATGGACTGTTTGTAACCGACACCATCAGACAGTACCAGACGGTTGTAAACGAGAGAATGTGCTCTGTAATTGTTAgaatgcatgggggggggcatcactaaaaacacacataactgAGAAATGCATTAACCCTGTTCCACGGTAATCACCTCTGGTCTAATTTTCTTTGCCTCTGAACATCACAGTGTGGTTCTTCCCATTGGTGCCATGAGTTTGGATTTATCTGGAGCCATGTGAGAAATACGATCCCTTTACCAAAGACTTCGCCACATACCCCCGCCTCACCCCCCAGGGTCTTTCACAAGCTAAGTGACTTTGCAGACATCAACGCTGCTGTCGCAATCCATCTCAGGCTGATGAACTTTCTCCCTTATCATAGCCATCAACTTGAATTTCACAAAGCACTCGACTTTAGAATGTTATTTTCTCATCACTTTTAAACTGTTTGTTCCCATGTGGTCATAATTCAAAACATGATCTCAGAGCATTTCTTTGGAGACATctctctgacatcatcatcatcatcatagcaTCAGAATGATGGTTATCTGATCCGGAAACACAGTGCACCCCTCACTCACTCTGTGACTAACTTCAAAAAGCATCGCAGCATACAGTCTTCATACACCGAAAGCTCGCCTTTCTTTTAAGCTCAGTCGCTGAAAATGGACTTACCCTTTACAGAGAGGTGCACGGCACTGAGGGTTTGCCCTGCGGTATTTGATGCAGCACAAACGTAAATCCCATTATCCTTCTGCTTACAATACAGAACTTTGAGTGTGAAGTACCCTTCTCTGTCTTCATACAACAAATAACGCCTTCCTGACAGGATCAGCCTGCCATCCTTCCTCCATATTATTTCCGGCTTGGGTTTCCCAGTCACAAAGCAGCGGAATTTGGCATGTTTGCCCTCTGTCACTGCAAACATTTTTACTTTCGTGGACTTGGTCACGGTGTCATCTCGGAGCCGATTCGGCACCTGCCTTCCGATCCGCTGTTTACCCTGGTGGGCTTTCCGGTGGCCGTTTGTGTAGCCATTCCGATTTCCTTCTTCCTCGTGTCCTGGGCCTGCATCGACAAGCAAGACAGCTCCTGCCAACGCTTCCCCGGACTCATTCCTGGCTTTGCATGTATATACGCCACCATCTGGTGCACGAGTCTTAAAGATCTTGAGTTGGAACCATCCGCCATCCTGGTAGCCCACACTGAAATGTGTGCTTTCAAATATCTCATTGAGTTTCCTGCCATCCTTCTCCCAGACAACCTCCGGTCGTGGGTTTCCCCAGAGCTTACAGGAGAAGACGGCGTCTTCTCCACGACCGGCACGGGTGGACAGGGGCTTGATGAGGAACCGTGGCTTATTTTCCTCTCGTAATTCCATCTCTTGTGCCTCACCTTCCACCTTCAGGGTAGCAGCCGCACACGTTTCCCCAATGCTGTTCTTTGCCTTGCATATGTACTGGCCGCTATCCTCCGCGGTTACCGCGGATATGATGAGATTGTAAACATTCCCATCTTCAAACACCCTGTATCGTCCTTTTGGGTCAATCTTTTCATTGCTTCGCTCCCAGATAACTGCGGGTCTC contains:
- the LOC137916756 gene encoding obscurin-like protein 1, which encodes MDVFGGAPRFLAYPRPVVVQSGTDAALKCQIGGDPRPAVIWERSNEKIDPKGRYRVFEDGNVYNLIISAVTAEDSGQYICKAKNSIGETCAAATLKVEGEAQEMELREENKPRFLIKPLSTRAGRGEDAVFSCKLWGNPRPEVVWEKDGRKLNEIFESTHFSVGYQDGGWFQLKIFKTRAPDGGVYTCKARNESGEALAGAVLLVDAGPGHEEEGNRNGYTNGHRKAHQGKQRIGRQVPNRLRDDTVTKSTKVKMFAVTEGKHAKFRCFVTGKPKPEIIWRKDGRLILSGRRYLLYEDREGYFTLKVLYCKQKDNGIYVCAASNTAGQTLSAVHLSVKEPPVRFKQPLIDLEVWERDLAVLECEVPEDSVPITWYLEDRRLQPGAKYGMEEWGTKRRLTIRDIGVDDDGIYLCELPDGGRSIAEVAVKGTILRKLPRKVDVLEGENAAFCVEVDKEEMDIHWYKDGVELRETHQTIIKSFGRTHILVFVNIMPEDSGLVTFLVCRSRTSSQLRVKAARHCPPSCPVGVQINTERANAALLSWVPALDSRKNTPSSYVLERQEVGTGSQEWLQCLTTDSATSVEILGDSVPCEADYRFRICSVNKYGKSSNVEFPRAVHLVPVARIQAPLQDALVPKGQDALFTIELSASVIGTWFLNGTQLQEDERYSIRRTRAHQSLRIRGVRDRDNGAEITFIAYGIRDSAALYIQAPLVKFSPMSEMDRNKFIEIGNPIVLYCELSDPAAPVHWYKNGVELQSMDGLHIQSEGTMRRIVIQSAEFSHSGVYCCDAIDDVIRFNVEVEAPPVTFAHIPEEDLLKSVVEQEQLVVSCEVSRADAIVQWYKDGTEIQPSDNITMQAEGTERILAIRSAKLPDSGTYTCRAGDSVLRFKVNIREPPVMIVYPKEDVHLERHVPEEIILSCELSRHNGAISWYKDGQKLQESENIKLKVEGPYRRLKILSSGVEDSGEYVCDTADDSIFFHLSITEPPVRIVSPSQSQMELCQQTSERMVLSCEISRPNAAVRWYRDGLEVEENDNLILEVDGVYRRLIIPETTVKDSAEYVCDTADDSMTFFVNIAEPPVRFIRPRKMASRVEKAAGETLVLDCEVSRSNAEVTWKKNGDEVEDSGHVTILEDGVTRQLAIRSLTAGDAGQYVCDAKDDVMDFHVEVQELPVKILGKTNAKTEKQFLVSDDIILVCELSRSNASVTWYKDGRLIDDAERYCSEEQGVFRSLVVLNAELEDSGEYACDAVDDKMLFYISVKEPPVQIIGNSGHPEHHVLGAGDDLILECEVSRPNATVQWLRNGKILKPNTRVQIDSYDVVRKLVLAGLQPGDSGTYICDTIDDKLITIVEVQELPLKFLNKDGVNKISAYDNESVTLCAIVSRERANVRWLKDGRLLNEDNIHISSE